One window from the genome of Sphingomicrobium arenosum encodes:
- the pstC gene encoding phosphate ABC transporter permease subunit PstC — protein sequence MSLLVAMMLILVMAAAAAITARSRVTALRRGGERLHSLPGYHGIYVFLWSAVPALFLLAIWSVVQGGLVEQAVLASPAGQALPDFDLQRNAILSEARAIASGAQTSGFYPQSEALAPLFAEANSRYGWMGAGLAFTAFLVGAFFAMRRIGVSFRARTGVERWMMWVLVGASMIAIFTTLGIVLSLVFETFLFFQKVNPLEFLFGTQWSPQTAIRADQAGSSGAFGSVPLFWGTIFIGAIIAMIVAIPLGLMSAIFLTQYAHARVRAWLKPILEILAGVPTVVYGYFAALTVAPAIRSLGVTLGLPASSESALAAGLVMGIMIIPFVSSMADDSIAAVPQAMNDGSLALGATRSETIKKVIFPAALPGIVGGILLAVSRAIGETMIVVMAAGLAANLTANPFASVTTVTVQIVQLLTGDQEFDSAKTLAAFALGLVLFFITLLLNLYALRVVRKYREAYE from the coding sequence ATGAGCTTGCTTGTTGCAATGATGTTGATCCTGGTGATGGCGGCAGCGGCTGCCATCACCGCCCGTTCGCGCGTCACGGCCCTGCGCCGTGGCGGCGAGCGGCTGCACAGCCTGCCAGGCTATCACGGCATCTACGTCTTCCTGTGGAGCGCGGTCCCCGCGCTTTTCCTGCTGGCCATCTGGAGCGTGGTGCAGGGCGGCCTCGTCGAACAGGCCGTCCTCGCCTCGCCCGCGGGCCAGGCGCTTCCCGATTTCGATCTCCAGCGCAACGCCATCCTGTCGGAGGCGCGCGCCATCGCCAGCGGCGCACAGACCAGCGGTTTCTATCCGCAGTCGGAAGCGCTCGCCCCGCTCTTCGCCGAGGCCAACAGCCGCTATGGCTGGATGGGTGCCGGCCTTGCCTTTACCGCCTTTCTCGTCGGTGCCTTCTTCGCGATGCGCCGCATCGGCGTCTCCTTCCGCGCGCGCACCGGTGTCGAGCGCTGGATGATGTGGGTGCTGGTCGGCGCCTCGATGATCGCCATCTTCACCACGCTCGGCATCGTCCTCAGCCTCGTCTTCGAGACCTTCCTCTTCTTCCAGAAGGTCAATCCGCTCGAATTCCTGTTCGGCACCCAATGGTCGCCGCAGACCGCGATCCGCGCCGACCAGGCTGGCTCCTCTGGCGCCTTCGGCTCGGTGCCGCTGTTCTGGGGCACCATCTTCATCGGCGCGATCATCGCCATGATCGTGGCGATTCCGCTCGGCCTCATGAGCGCGATCTTCCTCACCCAATATGCCCATGCCCGGGTGCGCGCCTGGCTCAAGCCGATCCTTGAGATTCTCGCCGGCGTGCCGACCGTGGTCTACGGCTATTTCGCCGCGCTGACCGTCGCCCCCGCGATCCGCAGCCTCGGCGTCACCCTCGGCCTGCCCGCCAGCAGCGAGAGCGCGCTCGCGGCGGGTCTCGTCATGGGCATCATGATCATCCCCTTCGTCTCCTCGATGGCCGACGACAGCATCGCCGCCGTCCCGCAGGCGATGAATGACGGCAGCCTCGCATTGGGCGCGACGCGGTCGGAGACGATCAAGAAGGTCATCTTCCCCGCCGCCCTGCCGGGCATCGTCGGCGGCATCCTCCTCGCGGTCAGCCGCGCCATCGGCGAGACGATGATCGTCGTCATGGCCGCCGGCCTTGCCGCCAATCTCACCGCCAATCCCTTCGCCTCGGTGACCACCGTGACGGTGCAGATCGTCCAGTTGCTCACCGGCGACCAGGAATTCGACAGCGCCAAGACGCTCGCCGCCTTCGCGCTCGGCCTCGTCCTTTTCTTCATCACGCTGCTGCTCAACCTCTATGCGCTGCGCGTGGTCCGCAAATATCGTGAAGCATATGAATAG
- a CDS encoding substrate-binding domain-containing protein: MKKMLLGASLAALLTACGSNGDSGASSEIQIVGSSTVYPFTTAVAESFQRANPGVSVLVESTGTGGGMKLFCEGLGQDFPDMVNASRRMKTSEFESCQAAGVTEIVELAIGIDGLTLIHAAGDEELSLTSEQVYRALAANPYGKEQTATKWSDIDPSLPDAQILVYGPPPTSGTRDSFVELVMEVGCDNDAAWEGSDMDDDAKDVACTKMREDGAFVEAGENDNLLVQKVSGEPGALGILGYSFLDANADKVKAVALDGVTPNPESISSLEYPAARLLYVYAKKQHVAAKPALGDFIAAYKDAWQPGGLLSNRGLVALGDEQRAGSDATVDNMTVLDGSSL, encoded by the coding sequence ATGAAGAAAATGCTTTTGGGCGCCTCGCTTGCCGCCCTTCTCACCGCTTGTGGCTCGAACGGCGATTCGGGCGCCAGCAGCGAAATCCAGATTGTCGGTTCCTCGACCGTCTATCCGTTCACGACCGCGGTCGCCGAAAGCTTCCAGCGCGCCAATCCGGGCGTCAGCGTCCTCGTCGAATCGACCGGCACCGGCGGCGGCATGAAGCTGTTCTGCGAAGGCCTCGGGCAGGACTTCCCCGACATGGTCAACGCCTCGCGCCGCATGAAAACGAGCGAATTCGAAAGCTGTCAGGCTGCGGGCGTCACCGAGATCGTCGAATTGGCGATCGGTATCGACGGCCTTACCCTCATCCATGCCGCGGGCGATGAAGAACTCTCGCTGACCAGCGAGCAGGTTTATCGCGCGCTTGCCGCCAACCCCTATGGCAAGGAACAGACGGCGACCAAATGGTCGGACATCGACCCCTCGCTTCCCGACGCGCAGATCCTCGTCTACGGCCCGCCGCCCACCTCGGGCACGCGCGACAGCTTCGTCGAGCTCGTCATGGAAGTCGGGTGCGACAACGACGCCGCCTGGGAAGGCTCGGACATGGACGACGACGCCAAGGATGTCGCCTGCACCAAGATGCGCGAAGACGGCGCCTTCGTCGAAGCCGGCGAGAACGACAACCTGCTCGTCCAGAAGGTCTCGGGCGAACCGGGTGCGCTCGGCATCCTCGGCTACAGCTTCCTCGATGCCAATGCCGACAAGGTGAAGGCCGTTGCGCTCGATGGCGTGACCCCCAATCCCGAGAGCATCTCGAGCCTCGAATATCCGGCCGCTCGCCTGCTCTATGTCTACGCCAAGAAGCAGCACGTCGCCGCCAAGCCCGCGCTCGGCGACTTCATCGCCGCTTACAAGGATGCGTGGCAGCCCGGCGGCCTGCTGTCGAACCGCGGCCTCGTCGCCCTCGGCGATGAACAGCGTGCCGGTTCGGATGCGACGGTCGACAACATGACCGTCCTCGACGGCAGCTCGCTTTAA